In Methanobacterium paludis, the following proteins share a genomic window:
- a CDS encoding type II secretion system F family protein, with amino-acid sequence MAIIPPALSPISRKLDNMLPDRYLVLIQENLIRSGMYVKASDLITLVLISGIVLGTVALLLFMLLGINPILGFLIGFFTPLGIIFGWIFFLMEKRVDAIEQTTPDFLRQIASLLRAGVGIETAMEDISKHGSGPLNDELKRAVIEIKIGSSFEEALISMGERLKSKNLDRTFRMILEGKRVGGSLSDVIETVAEDLRAVLALKRERKANVMMSVMFLLIAAIIAAPFALGMIMTYSAFIEALGKTNPLLDASVTAASGYIIIHSTIASILIGIVLYGSAKKGVKFVPPLVIVSYGIFYVIKVLGPSLLGFT; translated from the coding sequence ATGGCAATTATACCTCCTGCATTGTCTCCGATATCAAGAAAACTTGACAACATGTTGCCGGACAGGTACCTTGTTTTGATACAGGAAAATCTGATAAGGTCAGGCATGTATGTTAAAGCATCAGACCTCATAACATTAGTACTCATATCAGGCATTGTTTTAGGTACAGTTGCACTGTTATTATTCATGCTGTTGGGAATTAACCCTATTTTAGGATTTTTAATCGGATTTTTCACACCTTTAGGAATTATCTTCGGTTGGATCTTCTTTTTAATGGAGAAAAGGGTTGATGCAATAGAACAAACTACCCCTGATTTTTTAAGACAAATCGCATCACTTTTAAGGGCAGGAGTCGGTATTGAAACAGCCATGGAAGATATTTCAAAACATGGCAGCGGCCCTCTAAACGACGAATTGAAAAGGGCAGTAATAGAAATAAAAATAGGCAGCAGTTTCGAAGAAGCCCTTATATCCATGGGAGAACGTTTAAAATCCAAAAACCTGGATCGAACATTCAGAATGATACTTGAAGGTAAAAGAGTTGGAGGAAGCTTATCTGATGTTATAGAAACTGTAGCAGAAGATTTAAGGGCCGTTCTGGCTTTAAAACGTGAAAGAAAAGCCAATGTAATGATGTCTGTGATGTTTCTACTTATAGCTGCAATAATTGCAGCTCCATTTGCGTTGGGAATGATAATGACCTACTCCGCATTCATAGAGGCGCTTGGTAAAACAAACCCCCTTCTTGACGCTTCTGTCACAGCTGCAAGTGGTTACATTATTATTCATTCAACGATAGCAAGTATCTTAATTGGAATCGTGCTTTACGGAAGCGCTAAAAAGGG
- a CDS encoding HIT family protein translates to MTIKCEYCKVSGGYGDLIYQTDYWMVFLAPSQRYLGTCVVALKRHCKNLSELENNEWADFAAIVGKLEDALDKSFTPDLYNWSCFKNATFRDENPNPEVHWHFIPRYRKEVKFMDTVFEDPDFGHIPQPVEKKVSNNIMNEIMTKIKENLE, encoded by the coding sequence ATGACAATAAAATGTGAATACTGTAAGGTAAGTGGAGGATACGGTGATCTTATTTATCAAACAGATTACTGGATGGTATTTCTCGCTCCCAGCCAGAGATACCTTGGAACCTGTGTTGTTGCCCTCAAAAGACACTGCAAAAATTTATCAGAACTTGAAAACAATGAATGGGCAGATTTTGCAGCCATAGTGGGTAAATTAGAGGATGCACTGGACAAATCATTCACCCCTGACCTTTACAACTGGAGTTGTTTCAAAAATGCCACGTTTAGGGATGAAAACCCTAATCCCGAAGTTCATTGGCATTTCATACCCCGATATAGAAAGGAAGTCAAATTCATGGATACTGTATTTGAAGACCCTGATTTCGGACATATCCCACAACCCGTGGAAAAAAAGGTATCAAACAACATTATGAACGAGATTATGACAAAAATTAAAGAAAATTTAGAATAA
- a CDS encoding M24 family metallopeptidase — protein sequence MLNTKITGILNGMRQKNLDSIIALKPENISYVTDFKPSSFSVLILKDEPILFTSKLDIEDASEVSSVQVEAFISMDDIKKKLSGIVGIESSMTVGTHKKLLNNFKTEITDVIEISRIIKSKEEVENIKAALQIAESSIMEVEFSGTENEVAAQLEYNMRVRGSSKPSFETIVASGKRSSIPHAQVTTKPLESPVVIDWGAVYNNYSSDTTRTIVETEKQEEIFQIVLEAQEQAIKSIKPGVKASYVDKVARDVITEYGYGDSYIHSTGHGLGIEVHEEPSLSTKSEDILKNGMVVTVEPGIYLEGEFGVRTEDVVLIDNGAKVLTKIKKKLSF from the coding sequence ATGCTTAACACCAAAATCACAGGAATACTCAACGGAATGCGCCAAAAAAATTTGGACTCCATTATTGCATTAAAACCTGAGAATATAAGTTATGTAACTGATTTTAAACCTTCAAGCTTCTCAGTACTAATATTGAAGGATGAACCTATATTATTCACTTCTAAATTAGATATTGAAGATGCGTCTGAAGTTTCAAGCGTTCAAGTTGAGGCATTTATATCTATGGATGATATAAAGAAAAAATTAAGTGGAATTGTTGGAATAGAAAGTTCAATGACCGTTGGAACCCATAAAAAACTTTTAAATAATTTTAAAACTGAAATAACCGATGTTATAGAAATATCACGGATCATCAAATCAAAAGAAGAGGTTGAAAACATTAAAGCTGCACTTCAAATTGCTGAAAGCTCAATAATGGAAGTTGAATTTTCAGGAACTGAGAACGAAGTTGCTGCACAACTTGAGTACAATATGAGAGTTAGAGGATCCAGCAAACCCTCATTTGAAACCATAGTTGCCTCAGGTAAACGATCAAGCATTCCACATGCTCAGGTAACAACCAAACCCCTGGAAAGTCCTGTTGTAATTGACTGGGGTGCAGTTTACAACAACTATTCATCTGACACAACAAGAACCATTGTTGAAACAGAGAAGCAGGAAGAAATATTTCAAATAGTCTTAGAAGCTCAAGAACAAGCAATAAAATCAATTAAACCCGGTGTAAAAGCATCTTATGTTGATAAAGTTGCAAGAGACGTTATCACAGAATACGGGTACGGTGATTCATATATACATTCAACAGGCCACGGTTTAGGTATTGAAGTCCATGAAGAACCTTCATTATCTACTAAAAGTGAGGATATACTTAAAAATGGAATGGTTGTTACCGTAGAACCAGGAATATACCTTGAAGGTGAATTTGGAGTACGTACGGAAGACGTTGTTTTAATAGATAATGGTGCAAAAGTTTTAACCAAAATTAAGAAAAAATTAAGTTTTTAA